One genomic region from Deltaproteobacteria bacterium encodes:
- a CDS encoding HAMP domain-containing methyl-accepting chemotaxis protein yields MSLTSSFRRRGLRANLILWFSGLLVLLFVTTGLALGTVISSALTDSLDRRARSTLAMLANRSELALLQADRDEAAAIVTETLEDPDVAYVALLGPKGEKVLASRFRDEWRDHATSVLVARRSNLQRLHFEDDHFMHYGVEVKSHSLAAAPADGVDNTGEDFLLGDSFIDELAEPKAGGDVVEESLGFVVLGMSRSGLEDSLTKVGKLMFGLLVAGIVVYLLAAFAISRVFIMAPIGVMKRAATRMSEFDLTGRTERMADDELGELSDALNGIAENLHGVLGRVQGVTDSLGTVAERVSRTSQVVAQGSASTAASVDQTSSSMSQMLVSLKGIGENVETLAQSAEESSSSILEMAATNDEVTSNIGSLAASVEETTTAIEQMTYSIKEVARNVEDLSATAEETSSAMNEMDVSISQVEMNANETARLSEQVSSDARGAGEALGATIEGIDNIRESSRVAADVIEALGDKIAKIGSILEVIDEVADQTNLLALNAAIIAAQAGEHGKGFAVVAEEIKDLAERTGSSTKEIADLISSVQDESHNAISAMERGVKRVDEGVRLAGEADLALRQILDSASKSTQMVKAIARATVEQSRGSKQVTGAISRIAETVQEIARATAEQARGSEQIMRSAERMKIITKHVERSSQEQARGSKQITQAIESISDMVQRLNAAQKEQTKGAEQVMLAVDNIKEATDRQGTAVKDLELTIDTLSEQSEVLRTEVQRFRT; encoded by the coding sequence ATGAGTCTCACCAGTTCATTCCGTCGTCGAGGGCTCCGGGCGAACCTGATCCTCTGGTTCTCCGGCCTCCTCGTGCTCCTCTTCGTCACCACGGGGCTGGCCCTCGGGACGGTGATCTCCAGCGCGTTGACCGACTCGCTCGACCGCCGCGCCCGCTCGACCCTCGCGATGCTGGCGAACCGCTCCGAGCTGGCGCTGCTGCAGGCGGACCGGGACGAGGCCGCCGCGATCGTCACCGAGACCCTCGAGGACCCCGACGTGGCCTACGTGGCCCTCCTCGGGCCGAAGGGCGAGAAGGTGCTCGCCTCCCGCTTCCGGGACGAGTGGCGCGACCACGCCACCAGCGTCCTGGTGGCCCGCCGCAGCAACCTCCAGCGCCTGCACTTCGAAGACGATCACTTCATGCACTACGGGGTCGAGGTGAAGAGCCACTCGCTGGCCGCGGCCCCCGCCGACGGCGTCGACAACACCGGGGAGGACTTCCTCCTCGGCGACTCCTTCATCGACGAGCTCGCCGAGCCCAAGGCGGGCGGCGACGTGGTCGAGGAGAGCCTCGGCTTCGTGGTGCTCGGGATGTCTCGCTCCGGCCTGGAGGACAGCCTCACCAAGGTCGGCAAGCTGATGTTCGGACTGCTGGTCGCGGGCATCGTCGTCTATCTGCTGGCGGCCTTCGCGATCTCCCGCGTCTTCATCATGGCGCCGATCGGTGTGATGAAGCGGGCGGCGACCCGGATGTCGGAGTTCGACCTCACCGGCCGCACGGAGCGGATGGCCGACGACGAGCTGGGGGAGCTCTCGGATGCCCTCAACGGCATCGCCGAGAACCTCCACGGGGTCCTCGGCCGGGTGCAGGGCGTGACCGACTCGCTGGGCACCGTGGCCGAGCGGGTCTCCCGCACCAGCCAGGTGGTCGCCCAGGGCTCGGCCTCCACCGCGGCCAGCGTGGACCAGACCTCCTCCTCGATGTCCCAGATGCTGGTGAGCCTCAAGGGCATCGGCGAGAACGTCGAGACCCTCGCCCAGAGCGCCGAGGAGTCCTCCTCGAGCATCCTGGAGATGGCGGCGACCAACGACGAGGTGACCTCCAACATCGGCAGCCTGGCGGCCAGCGTGGAGGAGACGACCACCGCCATCGAGCAGATGACCTACTCCATCAAGGAGGTCGCCCGGAACGTCGAGGACCTCTCGGCCACCGCCGAGGAGACCTCCTCGGCCATGAACGAGATGGACGTCTCCATCTCCCAGGTCGAGATGAACGCCAACGAGACCGCCCGGCTCTCGGAGCAGGTCAGCTCCGACGCCCGGGGCGCGGGCGAGGCCCTCGGGGCCACCATCGAGGGCATCGACAACATCCGGGAGTCCTCCCGGGTGGCGGCCGACGTCATCGAGGCCCTCGGCGACAAGATCGCCAAGATCGGCAGCATCCTCGAGGTGATCGACGAGGTCGCCGACCAGACCAACCTCCTCGCCCTCAACGCCGCGATCATCGCGGCCCAGGCGGGCGAGCACGGCAAGGGCTTCGCGGTCGTCGCCGAGGAGATCAAGGACCTCGCCGAGCGGACCGGCTCCTCCACCAAGGAGATCGCCGACCTGATCTCCTCGGTCCAGGACGAGTCCCACAACGCCATCTCCGCCATGGAGCGCGGCGTGAAGCGGGTCGACGAGGGCGTCCGCCTCGCCGGCGAGGCCGATCTCGCCCTGCGCCAGATCCTCGACTCGGCGAGCAAGTCCACCCAGATGGTGAAGGCCATCGCCCGGGCCACCGTCGAGCAGAGCCGGGGCAGCAAGCAGGTCACCGGCGCCATCAGCCGCATCGCCGAGACCGTCCAGGAGATCGCCCGGGCGACCGCCGAGCAGGCGCGGGGCTCCGAGCAGATCATGCGCTCGGCCGAGCGGATGAAGATCATCACCAAGCACGTCGAGCGCAGCTCTCAGGAGCAGGCGCGGGGCAGCAAGCAGATCACCCAGGCCATCGAGTCGATCTCCGACATGGTGCAGCGCCTCAACGCGGCCCAGAAGGAGCAGACCAAGGGGGCCGAGCAGGTCATGCTGGCGGTGGACAACATCAAGGAGGCCACCGATCGGCAGGGGACGGCGGTGAAGGACCTGGAGCTGACCATCGACACCCTCTCCGAGCAGTCCGAGGTGCTCCGCACCGAGGTCCAGCGCTTCCGGACCTGA
- a CDS encoding ABC transporter substrate-binding protein: MRRNRTHHPPVSLPRRTALAAVILGLASAALPLGARADGAVVVRSPDIAAYEVALEGLLGSLSPKPPVYDLLENGDLSADVIAKIEKQDPGCLVGIGSKAAAALRKQFPGKPLVFSMVLTPAKRGLNDSNTTGVRLEIPPSEQFRRYQQVIPKLQKVGVIYDEKRSRKLITDAEGAARELKLELNAVKVGGTAEVPAAFEELISQVDAVWLVPDATVVTAQTFKHMLLVSLRERKPLLVFSAAFVKAGALAGVAPDYRAVGESTGRLVRSILKGENPSDIPVQDPPSTILVNRRSAERLGLKIDPASVPGMNVVE, encoded by the coding sequence ATGCGAAGAAACCGCACCCACCACCCTCCTGTGTCGCTTCCCCGGCGGACGGCGCTCGCTGCGGTGATCCTCGGGCTGGCCTCCGCGGCGCTCCCGCTCGGGGCGAGGGCAGATGGCGCGGTGGTGGTGCGCAGCCCCGACATCGCTGCGTACGAGGTCGCCCTGGAGGGCCTCCTCGGGAGCCTCAGCCCCAAGCCGCCGGTCTACGATCTGCTCGAGAACGGTGACCTCTCGGCCGACGTCATCGCGAAGATCGAGAAGCAGGATCCGGGCTGCCTCGTCGGGATCGGCTCGAAGGCCGCCGCGGCGCTGCGCAAGCAGTTCCCGGGGAAGCCCCTGGTCTTCTCCATGGTCCTCACGCCCGCCAAGCGGGGCCTCAACGACTCGAACACGACCGGGGTGCGCCTCGAGATCCCCCCCTCCGAGCAGTTCCGCCGCTACCAGCAGGTGATCCCCAAGCTCCAGAAGGTCGGGGTCATCTACGACGAGAAGCGCTCACGGAAGCTCATCACCGACGCCGAAGGCGCCGCCCGGGAGCTGAAGCTCGAGCTCAACGCGGTGAAGGTCGGCGGGACGGCCGAGGTCCCCGCCGCCTTCGAGGAGCTGATCTCCCAGGTCGACGCGGTCTGGCTCGTGCCGGACGCCACCGTGGTCACCGCCCAGACCTTCAAGCACATGCTGCTCGTGAGCCTTCGCGAGCGGAAGCCCCTCCTCGTCTTCTCCGCGGCCTTCGTCAAGGCCGGCGCCCTCGCGGGTGTCGCGCCCGACTATCGGGCCGTGGGTGAATCGACCGGCCGCCTCGTCCGGTCCATCCTCAAGGGAGAGAACCCCTCGGACATCCCCGTCCAGGATCCTCCCAGCACCATCCTCGTCAATCGGCGGAGCGCCGAGCGCCTCGGGCTGAAGATCGATCCCGCATCGGTCCCGGGCATGAACGTCGTCGAGTAG